In Sandaracinaceae bacterium, the following are encoded in one genomic region:
- a CDS encoding carbon-nitrogen hydrolase family protein, whose product MSRVRVAAVQYFMRKVQSYQDFVDQVSGLVETAAGYRCDMVVFPEYFTLQLLTLKDTRRPVPAQVRDLARDAPRFIETMGGLAKEHGIYIVAGTTPVLAADDETLTNESFFFSPSGEHAVQGKMHMTRWETEEWGVTPHDSLKVFDTAFGKVAVLICYDVEFPELAREAARRGAYIIVAPSCTDDRNGFLRVRYCAHARCVENQLYVIHTGTVGSLPQIPAISLNYGQAGILTPCDYPFARDGILSEGVANQESMVIGDLDLGLVEQSRINGSVLPLRDSLRSREVAERCEVVPLPK is encoded by the coding sequence CTATCAGGACTTCGTCGACCAGGTCTCGGGCCTGGTCGAGACCGCCGCGGGCTATCGCTGCGACATGGTCGTGTTCCCCGAGTACTTCACCCTGCAGCTCCTGACGCTGAAGGACACCCGACGTCCGGTGCCGGCGCAGGTCCGCGACCTCGCGCGCGACGCGCCGCGCTTCATCGAGACCATGGGCGGCCTCGCCAAGGAGCACGGCATCTACATCGTCGCCGGGACCACGCCCGTGCTCGCCGCCGACGACGAGACGCTGACCAACGAGTCCTTCTTCTTCAGCCCGAGCGGTGAGCACGCGGTGCAAGGCAAGATGCACATGACGCGCTGGGAGACCGAGGAGTGGGGCGTCACCCCGCACGACAGCCTCAAGGTCTTCGACACCGCGTTCGGCAAGGTCGCGGTCTTGATCTGCTACGACGTCGAGTTCCCGGAGCTCGCCCGCGAGGCCGCGCGCCGCGGCGCCTACATCATCGTCGCTCCGAGCTGCACCGACGATCGCAACGGCTTCCTCCGCGTGCGCTACTGCGCCCACGCCCGCTGTGTCGAGAACCAGCTCTACGTCATCCACACCGGCACCGTCGGCTCGCTGCCGCAGATCCCGGCCATCTCGCTCAACTACGGCCAGGCCGGGATCCTCACGCCGTGCGACTACCCCTTCGCGCGCGACGGCATCCTCTCCGAGGGCGTCGCGAACCAGGAGTCCATGGTCATCGGCGACCTCGACCTCGGTCTGGTCGAGCAGTCCCGCATCAACGGCTCGGTGCTCCCCCTACGCGACAGCCTCCGCTCCCGCGAGGTCGCCGAGCGCTGCGAGGTCGTCCCGCTCCCGAAGTGA